Proteins encoded by one window of Pelmatolapia mariae isolate MD_Pm_ZW linkage group LG14, Pm_UMD_F_2, whole genome shotgun sequence:
- the tmprss5 gene encoding transmembrane protease serine 5 isoform X3, with the protein MSLDGDTLSVIENPVAVSHPFHSEKTAGVAGAKGVQGWLKGFQSTTQVKLLLRPSSSQSPVGLGDTKETSFCNVTEDISVSDSRKGSVFYRISPENSLLEIQLGKLPTWLPVCYERWNSSLGTLVCRQLGYLRLTKHKGVNLTDIGPNYTDGFIQITSEQKSSLENMWQFRRSCITGKVIALQCFECGTRAKLPRIIGGVEATLGRWPWQVSLYYSNRHTCGGSIITSQWVVTAAHCVHNYRLPQISSWVVYAGIVTRSSAKTAQHAGYAVEKIIYNKNYNHRTHDSDIALMKLRTPFNFSDTIRPICLPQYDYDLPGGTQCWISGWGYTQPDGVHSPDTLKEAPVPIISTKKCNSSCMYNGEITARMLCAGYTEGKVDACQGDSGGPLVCQDDNVWRLVGVVSWGTGCAEPNHPGVYTKVAKFLGWIYEMIENY; encoded by the exons ATG AGTCTTGATGGAGACACATTATCAGTGATTGAAAACCCAGTGGCTGTCAGTCATCCTTTTCACTCTGAGAAAACAGCAGGAGTTGCAGGGGCCAAAGGAGTGCAAGGCTGGTTAAAAGGATTTCAGTCTACTACTCAAG TCAAacttttgctgaggccatcgTCCTCCCAAAGTCCAGTGGGGCTTGGGGACACAAAGGAGACATCCTTCTGCAATGTGACGGAGGATATTTCCGTATCTGACTCGCGGAAAG GTTCAGTGTTTTACAGAATCAGTCCCGAGAACTCCCTCCTGGAGATCCAGCTGGGGAAGCTGCCCACCTGGCTTCCAGTGTGCTATGAGAGGTGGAACTCTTCGCTGGGAACACTGGTCTGCAGACAGCTGGGTTATCTGAG ACTGACCAAGCATAAAGGAGTGAACCTTACTGATATCGGGCCAAACTACACTGACGGCTTCATACAAATTACCTCAGAACAAAAGAGCAGCCTGGAAAATATGTGGCAGTTCAG gaGGAGTTGTATCACAGGGAAGGTTATCGCTTTGCAGTGTTTTG AGTGTGGCACACGAGCAAAGCTACCCAGGATAATCGGGGGCGTGGAGGCCACGCTGGGCAGGTGGCCCTGGCAGGTCAGCCTTTACTACAGCAACCGTCACACCTGCGGAGGCTCCATCATCACCAGTCAATGGGTAGTCACAGCTGCCCACTGTGTACACAA CTACAGGCTACCTCAGATATCCAGCTGGGTGGTCTATGCTGGCATTGTGACCCGCAGCTCTGCTAAAACAGCTCAGCATGCAGGATACGCGGTGGAGAAGATCATCTACAACAAGAACTACAACCACAGGACCCACGACAGCGATATAGCACTGATGAAGCTGCGAACCCCATTCAATTTCTCAG ACACAATCAGGCCCATCTGCCTGCCTCAGTACGACTATGACCTTCCAGGAGGAACACAGTGCTGGATTTCTGGATGGGGATACACACAACCCGACGGGG TTCATTCACCCGACACCCTGAAAGAGGCGCCAGTCCCAATAATAAGCACAAAGAAATGTAACAGCTCCTGCATGTACAATGGAGAGATCACAGCACGGATGCTATGTGCTGGCTACACAGAGGGAAAAGTGGACGCATGTCAG GGGGACAGTGGGGGCCCTCTGGTTTGCCAGGATGACAACGTATGGAGGCTGGTGGGAGTCGTCAGCTGGGGAACAGGCTGTGCTGAGCCCAATCATCCTGGAGTTTACACCAAAGTGGCCAAATTCTTGGGCTGGATCTATGAGATGATAGAG AATTACTGA
- the tmprss5 gene encoding transmembrane protease serine 5 isoform X1 — MSLDGDTLSVIENPVAVSHPFHSEKTAGVAGAKGVQGWLKGFQSTTQAHRLVRLLAAVCAVGLLGGLVVGVWFLVKLLLRPSSSQSPVGLGDTKETSFCNVTEDISVSDSRKGSVFYRISPENSLLEIQLGKLPTWLPVCYERWNSSLGTLVCRQLGYLRLTKHKGVNLTDIGPNYTDGFIQITSEQKSSLENMWQFRRSCITGKVIALQCFECGTRAKLPRIIGGVEATLGRWPWQVSLYYSNRHTCGGSIITSQWVVTAAHCVHNYRLPQISSWVVYAGIVTRSSAKTAQHAGYAVEKIIYNKNYNHRTHDSDIALMKLRTPFNFSDTIRPICLPQYDYDLPGGTQCWISGWGYTQPDGVHSPDTLKEAPVPIISTKKCNSSCMYNGEITARMLCAGYTEGKVDACQGDSGGPLVCQDDNVWRLVGVVSWGTGCAEPNHPGVYTKVAKFLGWIYEMIENY, encoded by the exons ATG AGTCTTGATGGAGACACATTATCAGTGATTGAAAACCCAGTGGCTGTCAGTCATCCTTTTCACTCTGAGAAAACAGCAGGAGTTGCAGGGGCCAAAGGAGTGCAAGGCTGGTTAAAAGGATTTCAGTCTACTACTCAAG CTCACAGGCTGGTGAGGCTGCTGGCAGCGGTGTGTGCAGTCGGACTTCTCGGAGGATTAGTTGTAGGTGTCTGGTTTCTAG TCAAacttttgctgaggccatcgTCCTCCCAAAGTCCAGTGGGGCTTGGGGACACAAAGGAGACATCCTTCTGCAATGTGACGGAGGATATTTCCGTATCTGACTCGCGGAAAG GTTCAGTGTTTTACAGAATCAGTCCCGAGAACTCCCTCCTGGAGATCCAGCTGGGGAAGCTGCCCACCTGGCTTCCAGTGTGCTATGAGAGGTGGAACTCTTCGCTGGGAACACTGGTCTGCAGACAGCTGGGTTATCTGAG ACTGACCAAGCATAAAGGAGTGAACCTTACTGATATCGGGCCAAACTACACTGACGGCTTCATACAAATTACCTCAGAACAAAAGAGCAGCCTGGAAAATATGTGGCAGTTCAG gaGGAGTTGTATCACAGGGAAGGTTATCGCTTTGCAGTGTTTTG AGTGTGGCACACGAGCAAAGCTACCCAGGATAATCGGGGGCGTGGAGGCCACGCTGGGCAGGTGGCCCTGGCAGGTCAGCCTTTACTACAGCAACCGTCACACCTGCGGAGGCTCCATCATCACCAGTCAATGGGTAGTCACAGCTGCCCACTGTGTACACAA CTACAGGCTACCTCAGATATCCAGCTGGGTGGTCTATGCTGGCATTGTGACCCGCAGCTCTGCTAAAACAGCTCAGCATGCAGGATACGCGGTGGAGAAGATCATCTACAACAAGAACTACAACCACAGGACCCACGACAGCGATATAGCACTGATGAAGCTGCGAACCCCATTCAATTTCTCAG ACACAATCAGGCCCATCTGCCTGCCTCAGTACGACTATGACCTTCCAGGAGGAACACAGTGCTGGATTTCTGGATGGGGATACACACAACCCGACGGGG TTCATTCACCCGACACCCTGAAAGAGGCGCCAGTCCCAATAATAAGCACAAAGAAATGTAACAGCTCCTGCATGTACAATGGAGAGATCACAGCACGGATGCTATGTGCTGGCTACACAGAGGGAAAAGTGGACGCATGTCAG GGGGACAGTGGGGGCCCTCTGGTTTGCCAGGATGACAACGTATGGAGGCTGGTGGGAGTCGTCAGCTGGGGAACAGGCTGTGCTGAGCCCAATCATCCTGGAGTTTACACCAAAGTGGCCAAATTCTTGGGCTGGATCTATGAGATGATAGAG AATTACTGA
- the tmprss5 gene encoding transmembrane protease serine 5 isoform X2 gives MSLDGDTLSVIENPVAVSHPFHSEKTAGVAGAKGVQGWLKGFQSTTQAHRLVRLLAAVCAVGLLGGLVVGVWFLVKLLLRPSSSQSPVGLGDTKETSFCNVTEDISVSDSRKVFYRISPENSLLEIQLGKLPTWLPVCYERWNSSLGTLVCRQLGYLRLTKHKGVNLTDIGPNYTDGFIQITSEQKSSLENMWQFRRSCITGKVIALQCFECGTRAKLPRIIGGVEATLGRWPWQVSLYYSNRHTCGGSIITSQWVVTAAHCVHNYRLPQISSWVVYAGIVTRSSAKTAQHAGYAVEKIIYNKNYNHRTHDSDIALMKLRTPFNFSDTIRPICLPQYDYDLPGGTQCWISGWGYTQPDGVHSPDTLKEAPVPIISTKKCNSSCMYNGEITARMLCAGYTEGKVDACQGDSGGPLVCQDDNVWRLVGVVSWGTGCAEPNHPGVYTKVAKFLGWIYEMIENY, from the exons ATG AGTCTTGATGGAGACACATTATCAGTGATTGAAAACCCAGTGGCTGTCAGTCATCCTTTTCACTCTGAGAAAACAGCAGGAGTTGCAGGGGCCAAAGGAGTGCAAGGCTGGTTAAAAGGATTTCAGTCTACTACTCAAG CTCACAGGCTGGTGAGGCTGCTGGCAGCGGTGTGTGCAGTCGGACTTCTCGGAGGATTAGTTGTAGGTGTCTGGTTTCTAG TCAAacttttgctgaggccatcgTCCTCCCAAAGTCCAGTGGGGCTTGGGGACACAAAGGAGACATCCTTCTGCAATGTGACGGAGGATATTTCCGTATCTGACTCGCGGAAAG TGTTTTACAGAATCAGTCCCGAGAACTCCCTCCTGGAGATCCAGCTGGGGAAGCTGCCCACCTGGCTTCCAGTGTGCTATGAGAGGTGGAACTCTTCGCTGGGAACACTGGTCTGCAGACAGCTGGGTTATCTGAG ACTGACCAAGCATAAAGGAGTGAACCTTACTGATATCGGGCCAAACTACACTGACGGCTTCATACAAATTACCTCAGAACAAAAGAGCAGCCTGGAAAATATGTGGCAGTTCAG gaGGAGTTGTATCACAGGGAAGGTTATCGCTTTGCAGTGTTTTG AGTGTGGCACACGAGCAAAGCTACCCAGGATAATCGGGGGCGTGGAGGCCACGCTGGGCAGGTGGCCCTGGCAGGTCAGCCTTTACTACAGCAACCGTCACACCTGCGGAGGCTCCATCATCACCAGTCAATGGGTAGTCACAGCTGCCCACTGTGTACACAA CTACAGGCTACCTCAGATATCCAGCTGGGTGGTCTATGCTGGCATTGTGACCCGCAGCTCTGCTAAAACAGCTCAGCATGCAGGATACGCGGTGGAGAAGATCATCTACAACAAGAACTACAACCACAGGACCCACGACAGCGATATAGCACTGATGAAGCTGCGAACCCCATTCAATTTCTCAG ACACAATCAGGCCCATCTGCCTGCCTCAGTACGACTATGACCTTCCAGGAGGAACACAGTGCTGGATTTCTGGATGGGGATACACACAACCCGACGGGG TTCATTCACCCGACACCCTGAAAGAGGCGCCAGTCCCAATAATAAGCACAAAGAAATGTAACAGCTCCTGCATGTACAATGGAGAGATCACAGCACGGATGCTATGTGCTGGCTACACAGAGGGAAAAGTGGACGCATGTCAG GGGGACAGTGGGGGCCCTCTGGTTTGCCAGGATGACAACGTATGGAGGCTGGTGGGAGTCGTCAGCTGGGGAACAGGCTGTGCTGAGCCCAATCATCCTGGAGTTTACACCAAAGTGGCCAAATTCTTGGGCTGGATCTATGAGATGATAGAG AATTACTGA
- the pih1d2 gene encoding PIH1 domain-containing protein 2, translated as MCSTGSTEDILQQMSKLWSMLDDLSENDPAAYRTLIEKQMKEGAEFRAPPELDSCLCTEILKPKKGLLYINICGWKRVPAPQDTSRPLPVYTGKLETGTNEDQDWYTVLDVALNPVLLQESRENKAEINQVYMLALSFAQKQLGMTLSQEYRVVNSSPNSSPDEMHRRLGFQKLSSAPKQPNTAGQTPAALLQHISSLQSENQEDSAPQIICRPAEKIKKDLIQVISAASVEPQKPEYRLEVKTDAAGVPDSVELTVELPMVCSMSECQLSMSKDDVLLEVEDLYYLLVDFPKTVNEDTASAIFNKKKRRLTLKVNVL; from the exons ATGTGCTCCACTGGCAGTACAGAGGATATTTTGCAGCAGATGAGCAAACTGTGGTCCATGCTGGATGATCTCTCTGAAAATGACCCTGCAGCCTACCGTACGCTTATAGAGAAACAGATGAAGGAAGGAGCTGAGTTCAGAGCGCCGCCCGAGCTGGACTCCTGCCTCTGCACTGAAATACTG AAACCAAAGAAAGGCCTGCTGTACATCAACATATGCGGCTGGAAACGTGTGCCTGCGCCTCAGGATACCAGCAGGCCTTTACCAGTGTACACTGGAAAACTGGAAACAGGCACAAATGAAGATCAAG ACTGGTATACTGTGCTGGATGTGGCATTAAATCCTGTGTTGCTGCAGGAAAGTAGGGAGAACAAAGCAGAGATTAACCAGGTCTATATGCTGGCCCTGAGCTTTGCCCAGAAGCAGCTTGGGATGACGTTATCGCAGGAGTACAGAGTTGTCAACAGTAGCCCAAATAGTAGCCCAGATGAGATGCACCGCCGGCTTGGATTTCAGAAGTTGTCCAGTGCCCCCAAACAACCCAACACAG ctggtCAGACACCAGCTGCCCTCCTGCAGCACATCTCCTCCCTACAATCAGAAAACCAAGAGGACTCTGCTCCTCAAATTATCTGTAGGCCTGCAGAGAAAATAAAGAAGGATTTGATCCAGGTCATCTCAGCCGCTTCTGTAGAGCCTCAGAAGCCAGAGTATCGACTCGAGGTGAAGACCGATGCAGCAGGAGTTCCTGACAGCGTGGAACTGACGGTGGAGCTGCCAATGGTTTGTTCCATGTCAGAGTGCCAGCTGAGCATGTCCAAG GATGACGTCTTACTGGAGGTGGAGGATCTTTACTATTTGCTTGTGGACTTCCCAAAAACTGTAAACGAAGACACCGCGTCTGCCATCTTTAATAAGAAGAAACGAAGACTTACATTGAAAGTGAATGTCTTGTGA